The Daphnia pulex isolate KAP4 chromosome 7, ASM2113471v1 genome includes the window CTCATACATCACGCGTTGAAAGTGTAAAGAACGAGTTAAAAGGTAATTTGctgaaacattttgaaaagatgaaattattaaaaaattcgacGTTATTACATCAATTTCTCTATGCGCTTAATTAATAGCTACGCAAGCCGATGTGACACAAAAACACACTGCCGTAGAAAGAGTAAAAACTGAGTTGACACACGTTACGACTGcatatgaaaatttgaaaatagagATGAATGGTATCGTAAAACAATGCAGAGTTTTTAAGACTGGTGAACAGGAAGATTGAAattaatcataatttttttgccAGCGAACGTTGTTTCTAGCGCTTCCACCATCGGTCGAATGCCCAAATCTTGTGACGATCTGCAGAAAATTGGCCACGGAAAAGCGGATTGTTCTCAGTCATGGGGAACAAAACAGTCGACAACGTCTACTGCGATTTCACGTAACCAACCAACAACACAGGTATGGcccagtttgtttttttccattcgcGCGTAATATAACTTGTAATTTCTGTTGTTAGGTTTTCAAAAGGTGATCGGCCACTTTGACGTTAAAACAACACCTGTTTATTTTCACGCCCAAAAATACTCCTTCCACGTCAGGATTCATACAATGGTTCCATTCGATTTGCTGAGATTGAACGTGGGGAATGCGATGAGCACTACCGGAATATTCGTCGCTCCCAAAACCGGAAAATACTTTTTCGCTCTTTCGGGTCTAACTGAAGAACATAAAGCTGCAAACGTCGAAATGCAAGTGAAAACTGCAACAGCGGATTGGTCAAGAGTGAGACAGGCGTATGGTACGCCCGGATATCAAACATATTCATTGCAAGCCACGTTAGATCTTGCTAAAGGCGATCAAATAAGATTACTGCTAGCAGCCGGAGCAATTCATGATACCACGATTCACTATATCAGTTTCGTTGGTCAGGTACTCGAGGAAGACATCCTTCATTAAGCTTAAACAATCAAAGCCAGAAACACTTAATTCTGAAAGGCAAATCAGTTTCAGTGCATTATGCATATGGCGAATGTTGTGTTAACTGGATTTGGAATAAAAACGGGATAAGCAAAGGTGTCATTGTTATTAATTATGACAAATTAATGATAATCATGAAAATAATAGTACTGTTAAGttcaaaaacaagttgaacaGAACATTCCTCTCTTTCTTCACtacgttttctttctctttttgaacaTTGCTTTCTTCGAACAATTTTGTAACGTAATGTTAAAGGAAAAGCGTAGGAAACAATAGGCTCACAGAGTCACGGAAATGAAAGATTAAAAAAGCCCCAATGAATATGCAGTCAAATTGATCCGAGATTATGTTTAAACGTGAACCGGTTCTTCCTCATATTTGGAGAAGACAATAGAACGGAGCGACGAGAAAATAAGGTAAATTATCAAAATGTAGATGGCAATAACGGACACTGTGAAAGACTCTACAATGCCAGAAACGAAATAATTTAACGGTAAATGACTTCATTATAAATAACTTATTGTCATACAGATAATGCAGAAAGTGGATTAAGACGCCACCTTGGCTTTGTGAAAAACATTATAGACATCAAGTTCAAATAAGGAGTTTGAAAAAAGCACAAGATGGAAATGAGCTAGTAGAGGGAAGGAAGATGGAATAACTATACCGTAAAAGGAgaacgaaaaggaaaagttgtaCGTAAATGACATTGGGTTAATCAGCGCGATATTGAATTCTTTGACTctaaaaacatcttttttttggttttaattaATTCGGAAAGAACCTGAAATCTACAAACTCAACCACCTTCACTCAACAAGCATCAGCTCCTGCTCACACGGGGAATTAGTTCCCGGTAGAGATAACCCAAAAAGGTTGGAAATGTTTCAACATTTATTCGTCTCCATCAACTCCACACGCGATCACTAGTTCTCAATATGGAAGTGTACACCAATGTCGTTGATATCTCTTATCGAGAAAGATATCATTATAGTTCATTTACCGACGCCAttaaaaattaggaaaaaggtatttgttgtttctttaacACTTATTGATTCTACTGATACAACTCCGTATCTTCTAAATAGGCAAAACTCAACAAAACGACAAACTCCCACTATTAATAGATTAACCAAAACGAAAACTCTCCCCCTCCCAATTTTCctggccttcttcttctttatccaTCGTTATTGAAACTATTCGTACAGGGCACACAATATTTTCCATCAATGAGAATCTATGATCATGATacgaattcaaagaaagtaaTCCTCATCTAAATGGGCGCTCACCTGCTACTATATAGaagcaaataaatttcatgacATTCAGCAGGTTatccgaaaaaataaaaaaaacaagtttattcGTCAAGGCAATCAACAAATGATAGTGACGATATACTGAACAAAAACACGAAGATCAGACAGGTCACGAAGACTGCAGATGACACTAGAAGATGTATCGACCAGTACACAACTTCATGCGTCCCTTAAAAGGACCGattcagttaaatttaaataactttCGTTCCATATAAAATAAATCGGGTGTGGACAAATTCAAGAGTTATTGAATGCACAAGGGCATCagtaaatcaataaatttttccattttattttgcaaatgAGTTGAATGAGTACGAGCAAAAACGCAAACTTTTTCACCTTCAGTTGATCTGATTTCCcgattaaatagaaaattacccGGAGGCAACCACAAGGCAATGCAAAATCTGCACTATTTAAAGGACGACCGTTTACTCAGTTTCCATCATTCGTCGCCATAAAAACTACGATCCACTACAAAAATCGCAGCGATGAAGCAAacggtaattaaaaaattaatcatcGATTTGTTATGCTATCCTAATTCTATTCGTACATGCCGTTGTTTGAATTGATCACTCAATTCACCTTTTAGATTATTTTGATCTTTGTCTCCTTGACGGCCTACGGTTTGTCTGCCTCTGACCAGCAACCAACCACCTGGACCAACCCTTACTTCTACTACCATTACAACACTCCCCTGGACCTGCCTACCCAGAAGGTCTCGACTGATGAAAAAGCAGGaaatcagcagcagctattCACTAATTACAACGATCACAGTATGCAAAACACGCTAGGATCTCATGTCGTACTTTTGACAACATGCCTAAGGGATTTGAAAAGTAAGTtcaaaaacataacaaaacagTCAATAATGGTAATTCGGATAAATTACGCTATAAACTATTTTCAGCCACCAAAGCCGATTTGGTACACACACATTCCGAAGTCGAAACTGTGAAAAAGGAACTGAATAAATTGAAAggtgattttttatcattttcactAATAAAACGAAGAATaactgaaaatttgaaataccTCCATTGTTTTCTTAGAGAATTCACAATTTAATTCaacatcaattcaaattttggcaaATGCTATGGCCACGgtcgaaaatttgaaaaaagagatgatCACTAAAACCGATTTGGCACACACTACGCAGCGTTTGGACGAAACACATGCATCACGCGTCGAAAGCCTaaagaaagaattgaaatgTAAAGATTAACGTTAGCGACAATGAAAGAATAGCTAATAGAATATGAAatataattatattaatttttcaatgcaCAAAATGCGTTAACAGCTTCACAAGCCAAAATGGAAACCATGCTTAATGTCGTCGAAAGCGTAAAGACTGAGTTTACCCATGTGTTGTCCTCATTCGAAGCTatgaaaaaagagttgaatgGTAACGAAAATCAATGGTAACGCACTTTTCACTTTATTCAACTAAATTTTGACTTCTTTGCCAGCCAACGCTGCCTCCAGCATCGGTCGAATGCCCAAATCTTGTGACGATCTTCAGAAAATTGGCCACCGGAAAAGCGGATTGTTCTCAGTCATGGGAGACAAAACAGTCGATAACGTCTACTGCGATTtcacaaaaacaatcaacgatACAGGTGCATAGGAAAATAGTAGCTATTTCACgcaagtgaaaaataaaacagttaatttttaCGCAATAACTTGCAATTTCTGTGGTTAGGTTTTCAAAAAGTGATTGGCCACGTCGACGTTAAAACATCGTCTGTTTATTTTCACGCCCAAAGAAGCTCTCCCTACACCACCCGTAATACCGTTATTCCATTCGATTTGTTGAGATTGAACGTGGGGAATGCCATGAGCGTTACCGGAATATTCGTCACTCCTAAACCCGGCAAAtacttgtttatttattcGGGTATTGGCGAGATACATGTAGTTGCAAGAGTCGAGATGCAATTGAAAACTGCAACAGTAGATTGGTCAAGGATAGGGCAAGCATATGGAGGAATAACGCACCAGACATTTTCACTGCAAGCCAATTTGGAACTTGCAAAAGGAGACCAAATTAGACTGATGTTACTGGAAGGAGCAATTCTTgataacgaaaatcattataCCAATTTTATTGGCCAGCTACTAGAGGAAGAAATCCTTCCATAGTTTGTAACGAACGAAACAAGAACcgaagaattaaaaactttgaaaagacGACCCAGTTTTTACACTTTTTCTTGTGAAACAATATCGGGGTACCGAAGAGGACTTTATGTTTTTGGCAAATGGTGAATATTGTGTTCAAATTGAATTGGGATTGATTACAAAATAAAGCAATGTGTCGCTAAGTGCCTGATTTATTATACAGAGCCCTATCCCCTGTGCTCTTATCTTCCAGTAGAAGGAACGGCCCTGTgcaaatttgatcaaaaaagcacaggacaaaaaagaaaaagcacaaACGTCCCTCTCGTTGCTGGTGGTACAGAGAAAATAGTTCTTCAATGCATGAAGCAAAAGGACACATTTCCTTACAAAGGAAAGtgatcagaaaaaaaacaattataataattaagaTCATATTTCCTGTCCTGCCGAACTGCTTAAAAAAGGAATCTGGTCTTGACGTCTTGTCCGGAAACAAAACCGGTTCACGGGAcgtattttaaatatttaaggtTACAAATTATGAAAACTGTCTATCCACTTGTCTGCTCATTTGATCCAAGTTCGACGCCAAATTTCGAATcttgaaaaaacaagaagcaAACAAACGTTGAAACTTCCATAAGTTTGTTCAATAATTGTTTGACcatgaaattaaaatgaataataaactCGACAGAAGCTTAATTCTTTTTACGTCAGTAATACCGTAAAAAGTGACGTAAAAAAGACCAGATAAAAAAGTAGAGAAAGCTTACAAATGTGTACTAATCAACCACGCTACAATAATTCCCTAACTAAAGTAGTTAAGTGGTTAAGTATGCATAGAAACATTGTCTGTTCGAAATTCGAACTTCCGTCTTACCTCCGTTTCCGGTCCCCAGTGGATTTGCGTGCGTTACTCCCCGACGGAGTACCCACGACGAAATCCTTTACAGTTGGTACCTATCAACACTTCGACATTGCCTAGGCCATCGTGACAGCCATGTGAGATTAATCCGGTCAGAATTTATACACGGGACGATTGGACACAGTTGACTGGAAGTAACGCGCTGCAGTTGTTCTGCTACAGATTGTTACACTTTCTAACTGTCGATGTTGTAACGAAGCGTCGCTCCGCAACAGCGGAAGATACTGCAACCTGACGCCGTCCGGCGCCAGTAATATTATAACCACTTTAGAATTAGAGCCACCCATAAATTGTGTGTTAATGTGTTAGTTCCCATAGTGTTAGGCCTACCCCAGAATAATATTGACAAGTGATCGTTTCACACGTCAACGTATTTGGGGGTACCCTTTACACAGGGCGATTATTAGTGAATAATGTGCCTTTGTCGCTGGACCAGATGGGCCCAGCTGTATGCAAAGTTTCGTCGCAAATGTGCGACGAACAGTTAGTTAGTCTCGTTCGACTCTCCGACCAGTTCGTAGAGCTCTTCCTAATTTCTGATTAGCTAGTTACTTATCGActcctttcatttttccccATTCTTCTTCAGTTAACCCAGTTCAGTGCCAATTACGAGTTATCTTTccctatttctatttctttacCTCCGTGTCTGTTTGTGTGCTTATTTGCGCTTATTGTGCCGTGTGTGTACGCACGTCTGCCGCCGTGCAATTATCGTCCGTGTATTCTTTGTGCCGTGTTCTCACTCTACTACCTTTCCCTTCCGGTGTCATCAGCTTCCGGCAGTATAGGTATGTCCTGCGTTTAACTCTTTATCTCGTTTATGTACTCTTAGCTTAGAAATCCAGAATACATTcagcaattgtgggtagccCCGAGTGTCATTTATTCGCTTGTGTTATTTGTACAACCCGCTCTCCGCGAGATGGAGAGGTCGTTACAATGTCTATCAAAGACAAGCAGATAAAAACACGTACATGACATCGACTCACTTGAAATTTTAAGACAGTTCTCATCACAACAATGGCATGAATCAAACTAAATTCTTAAGCCCCGAAAACTTCAGAATACAAATTTAACCTTGAAGTAATActttttttaacgcaacaggAAGGGATAGgcgtaaattttatttttgattaccCATCCCAATTCACGAAAGAATCAAAAGGGGACGAAGttataaatgaaatcaacaaaacagTAGACAgaataaaagaacaaagaacATACCATTCCCGGCTCCAACGGAAAAATCGCAACCATTTTGAATTGTTCTTTTCTACTTTTgaccttattattttttcgttcttttgtGAAATCAGCTGTTAGAGAGTCCCAGCCAAACGGATAAGGATCGGATGGAAAAACCAAGTTGCGGCATGGGTTGTGATTATTGCGAAATCCTTCAGCTATGGATGTCACCCtggtttaaaaattgaaaggcGATAGTAgtttttgaaagttttcaGTAACCACTTCATCACACATAACGACCTAATCGAGCAGTCTAACAGCTCAACAAGCTAAGCCAGAAATAAAGAGGTGGCACACTCACTTTATATTACAGGATCGAACAGGATAACCTGTGATGGCGAATTTTTGTGCTTGATAACTGGAATGTGATGCATGGTGGGTCTGTGAAATCCTgtgataaattttaaaaagatcaCTTTCATTCTAGGCAAAAAATTTCGAAGTTCCCAGTCAAAACGCACATCTTGATTTCTGAGACTTGTTTAACAAAATCATATTAGGTATTGCTCAAATGCTGGTCTTATTAACTTTGGTCTATCCAATATACTCGCTTATACAGCCAAAACTCGAAATTGAagatcaaaaaagaattacatcGCAAGCTAATTGCCATAAATGTAAATTGCTAGACTAACAAACTAAAATTACTATTATTGTGTCCCACAACCGAAAGAAACTGTGAGGGAAAAATGTATCCAATAGGTTGTGAAACGAAAGGCCCTTTGCTGTTTCCCAATGACGTCATTGCTTCGCTGTGCTTTTGCCAATTAGATTAATTGTAGTAAATATAAACCGTGCACAAGCTAAAGTTCTATTAGGCGGTCTGTAAATGAAGCACTGTTGTAATTATCAATCAAATAAACAGCTCAATATCTTTCGATATCCATCTTGAACGCCGgttaaaatttattgctgCCAActgattaattaatttaaaccaTGTTACCTAAGCTAGAGAGGGCAGATGGTTTGATTGTGTGGTTGAAAGGAATACAAACAATTCGACTTCCCATATGAGAGAACTATGGAGCTACTGCAGAACCCAGGAATAACCCAGTTCTGAGAATGAGCTATCAGCAGTCAAAGTCCAAACAACAACTAACATCCTTCTTCACTGCACTGTGAGAAAAACCACATGtgatgtaattattttaatgccAGGATATTAACAAGAACAGCAAAAGTTGTCAACCTAACTAGAAGCTGACACTCTACCTTCATTGGGAACAGTTTCCATATAcctgacttttgaaaatgtttagaaatttgtttctcttacTGTGAATACAAGGTTAAAATCATTCGTGTCAGAACAAAGTTCTAAAATAAGCCAGGAAACGAAAGAtaacaaatgagaaaaaggaatGTCAATTAACGGACTACCTGTTTACAGCTATCAAGACTGCATAATGGTAATTCTGATGCTCCAAACATGGCTCTTAT containing:
- the LOC124198172 gene encoding uncharacterized protein LOC124198172; its protein translation is MATVEYMKQEMSGMVTKTDLAQTTQRLEETHTSRVESVKNELKATQADVTQKHTAVERVKTELTHVTTAYENLKIEMNANVVSSASTIGRMPKSCDDLQKIGHGKADCSQSWGTKQSTTSTAISRNQPTTQVFKR
- the LOC124197766 gene encoding uncharacterized protein LOC124197766 translates to MVPFDLLRLNVGNAMSTTGIFVAPKTGKYFFALSGLTEEHKAANVEMQVKTATADWSRVRQAYGTPGYQTYSLQATLDLAKGDQIRLLLAAGAIHDTTIHYISFVGQVLEEDILH
- the LOC124198171 gene encoding uncharacterized protein LOC124198171; amino-acid sequence: MKQTIILIFVSLTAYGLSASDQQPTTWTNPYFYYHYNTPLDLPTQKVSTDEKAGNQQQLFTNYNDHSMQNTLGSHVVLLTTCLRDLKTTKADLVHTHSEVETVKKELNKLKENSQFNSTSIQILANAMATVENLKKEMITKTDLAHTTQRLDETHASRVESLKKELKSSQAKMETMLNVVESVKTEFTHVLSSFEAMKKELNANAASSIGRMPKSCDDLQKIGHRKSGLFSVMGDKTVDNVYCDFTKTINDTGFQKVIGHVDVKTSSVYFHAQRSSPYTTRNTVIPFDLLRLNVGNAMSVTGIFVTPKPGKYLFIYSGIGEIHVVARVEMQLKTATVDWSRIGQAYGGITHQTFSLQANLELAKGDQIRLMLLEGAILDNENHYTNFIGQLLEEEILP